The following proteins are co-located in the Nilaparvata lugens isolate BPH chromosome 14, ASM1435652v1, whole genome shotgun sequence genome:
- the LOC111050450 gene encoding enhancer of rudimentary homolog, with product MSHTILLIQPATKPESRTYTDYESVNECMEGVCKIYEEHLKRQNPNTPAITYDIGQLFDFLDELADLSCLVYQKSTNTYAPYNKEWIKEKIYILLRRAASVASK from the exons ATG TCTCACACAATTCTGCTCATACAACCCGCCACAAAACCCGAGAGTCGAACCTACACTGACTATGAGTCTGTTAACGAATGTATGGAAG GTGTTTGCAAGATTTACGAGGAGCATCTGAAAAGGCAGAACCCCAACACACCGGCCATCACCTACGACATCGGACAACTGTTCGACTTCCTGGACGAACTCGCTGACCTCTCATGTCTCGT ATACCAGAAGAGCACCAACACTTACGCCCCATACAACAAGGAATGGATCAAAGAGAAAATCTACATTCTTTTGAGGAGGGCGGCTTCAGTTGCCTCT aAATAA